The DNA region ATGGAATAAAAGTCAACAAAATCAACAGCCCTACATTTAAAAAAAACACTATTTTTTAATTTTCTTTGTGGTATTCCATAACTTAAGCATCTCTTTTTCCGTTATTTGCCTGTGCAGCTTGCCCTCTATTTTACCGAACCTTTTTATAAACTTATCATTTGCCCTGTGAAGCGCTTCTTCCGGGTTTATTCCGCTGTAATACGCAAGCGCCGCGGTTACAAACATAAGGTCGCCAAGCTCTTCCGTGAGCAGTTTTTTGTTCTTTGACACTATCTCTTTTTTAACTTCCCCTGCTTCTTCTTCCACTTTTTTAAAAACGCTTTGCGCGTCTTTCCATTTAAATCCGGTTGTCACAGCTTTGCTTATCAGCCTTCTGCTGCGCAGAAGCGCGGGCATTCCTTTTGGCACGCCTTCCAGCACTGATTTGCGTTTTTTTGTCTTCTTCTTTTGTGCTTCCCAGAAATCCTTGACCTGTTTTCCGGTATTTATTCCCTTTTTATTGCCAAACACGTGCGGATGCCTTGATATAAGTTTGTGATTTATGCCTTTTATTACGTCATCAATATCAAACTTTTTTCTGTCTTTTGCTATCTGCGCGTGAAAAACCACCTGCAGCAGCAAATCACCCAGTTCTTCTTTAAGCTCGTTGTCATTTTTCTTATTAACGGAATCTATGACTTCATACGCTTCTTCTATAACATACGGAAGAAGTGATTTATGCGTCTGCTTTTTATCCCAGGGGCACCCCTTGGGTGAGCGCAGTTCACGCATTATACCTGTAAGTTTTTCAAATTCTGTTTTTTTTGCCAACTATATCACCTTTTTATCCCTTGCAAGTTTTACCACATAAACAGCGGTTGCAAGCAGCAGGAACGATAATACGGCAAGAGGGTAATTTTTTGCCGTAAAGTTCTTTGCCATAAGAAAAGCAATCGCCGATATTGTAACCAGAAACATAAATACAGCCGGTATCTTTACAAACAGGTTATTTTCTTTTCTTTTGGCAAAATAAGCGGTAACAGCCAGAAGCGCAAGGCATGCCAAAAGCTGATTGGCGGAGCCAAACACTGGCCATATTGCCATAGTACCGCTTTTGTTAAAAGCAAACAGCGCGGCAACTCCCACTGTTATTATTGTCGCCACATACATATTTCCAAGTACAGGGTTATTGGTCTTTTTAACTTCAAAAAGTTCCTGAAAAGTGTACCTGCCAAGCCTTGCCGCCGTATCAAGTGTGGTAAGCGCGAACGCGCTTATAACAAGGGCGCAGAAAGAAACCCCTGCTTCAAACGGCAGACCCATTTTCACGGTAAAAGCGGCTATTCCTTTTATAAATATCTCTTCGGGCTTGCCCACCGATAAAGACAGCATATAGTTCTGCTGTGTCAGCATAGCCGCGGTGATAAGCGCGATTACCGCAAGCATGCCTTCAAGCAGCATTCCGCCGTATCCCACAAACTGCATGTCTTTTTTTGAATCAAGCTGTTTGGATACCGTACCCGACGCCACAATTGAATGAAAACCTGAAATAGCGCCGCAGGCAACAGTTACAAAAAGTATCGGGAACATATACCCGACATTTTTAACATTGAATCCGGTAAACGCAGGCAGTGATATTTCCGGCCTGTATACTATTACGCCGATAAACCCGGCAATTATTATCATATAAAGAAGAAACGAGTTCAGATAATCCCTTGGCTGCAGAAGAATCCATACGGGTGTTACAGAGGCAATAAAGATATACGCGAATAATATTATTACCCAGACAGTGTAAGTGAATTTTACCGGGAAGATCCCGCCAAAAGCTATTGCGCCAAGAAGAAGCACCACTCCGATTACTGTTGATATAAAAACCGGAGTTTTCTTAACATATACGGCGTAACCGAATAAAACAGCAATTAACATAAAAGCGCCTGAAGCTGTTGCCACCTGCGGATAAGCGGTAAAGGTATTAGCCACGACAATTGTAAAAACCGCGATTATAAGAACAAGCGCAAGCCATGTAAAGACAAGAAAAACCCTTTTTCCGGCTTTGCCAAGATACTCTTCCATAAGCCCGCCAATGGATTTGCCGCCGTTTCTTACCGATACGACAAGCGACGCGAAATCATGAACCGCCCCCATAAAAATATTTCCCAGTATTATCCATAAAAAAACCGGCAGCCAGCCGAACATAGCGCCGGCTATCGGACCCACAATGGGCCCCACGCCCGCAATTGACGCAAAGTGGTGGCCTAAAAGCACGTATCTTTTTGCGGGTTCAAAATCCACGCCGTCACGGTGTTCGTGCGCGGGGGTTTTTTTTGTGTAATCAATTTTAAATTTGCGCGCTATCCACCTGCCATAAGTATGGTAGGCGGTTATAAACAAAGCCGCGGCAATAAGCATAAGTAAAAGGCCCATTAATCATCCCTCCGTAATAATTGATAGAATCTTTCTATTATTTTTTGGCCCAGGTGTCTTCCTGGTGGAATATTTCACGCATTTCAAATTTCTTTATCGCCCTGAAAATGAAAAAATACCCAAGCGGGTGGACGTTGTTTGACAGCAAATCCGGTATCATGTGTGAAAGATACGCTATTGTAAACACAGCCGCAAACGTTACCGCTTCGCCCCCTATTATAAGGCCTGCTATCCAGACAATAGGTACGAATTCCAGGCAGTGGAATACAATATGCAGTTTTTTAAAATCCCCTGTATATGATTTAATAAACATGTGCTTAAAATCAAATTTTCTTTCTTCCCTGACATAGTCCCAGACATGGTCCACATCAATAAGAAAACCAAGAAAAAGCGACATTAATAAATACCATACGTTATAGCCCGTCAACACCCATAAACTGATGCTTGTGGGTACCGCCACAATGGCGTGCTGTGATGCCTTCATTTATTTAAGAAACCTTTCCGCGTCCGCTATCTGTTTTAATACGCTTTTAACAGAAGGCGACCCGGCCGTTTTTTTCATATTCACTGATTTTCCCGGGCTTAATGACGCTATCATTTCCGCGTTAAGTTTTGGCGATATGTCCGACAGTTCCGCCTTTGAAAGCTGCGTAAACTGCTTTTCTTTTTCCACGCAGTAACCTACAAGTTTTCCCGTGATTTCATGCGCGTCACGGAAAGGCACGCCTTTTTCCACAAGGTAATCCGCCACATCCACCGAATACATAAACGTGTTTTCATTATTATCTTTTTTAAACGCTATGTTATCAATAAGCCTTGCAGCTATGTGCAGGCATGACTTTATTTCATCCAGTGACCTGAAAAGTGTTGCTTTATCTTCCTGCATATCTTTATTGTATGTAAGCGGAAGCCCCTTCATCATGGCCAGCATGGATAATAAATTACCCATGAACCCCGCTGACTTGCCCCTTAAAAGTTCCGCAATGTCAGGGTTCTTTTTCTGCGGCATAAGGCTGCTGCCTGTGGCAAACGAATCGTCTATTTCAATAAGGTTGAATTCCGTCGTCGCGTACATAATTATCTCTTCCGCCATACGTGAAAGATGAACAGATGCCAGCGAGGAAAAATAGCAGAAATCCGCGGCAAAGTCCCTGTCAGAAACACCGTCCATGCTGTTGGCGGAAATATTTTTAA from Candidatus Goldiibacteriota bacterium includes:
- the mazG gene encoding nucleoside triphosphate pyrophosphohydrolase: MRELRSPKGCPWDKKQTHKSLLPYVIEEAYEVIDSVNKKNDNELKEELGDLLLQVVFHAQIAKDRKKFDIDDVIKGINHKLISRHPHVFGNKKGINTGKQVKDFWEAQKKKTKKRKSVLEGVPKGMPALLRSRRLISKAVTTGFKWKDAQSVFKKVEEEAGEVKKEIVSKNKKLLTEELGDLMFVTAALAYYSGINPEEALHRANDKFIKRFGKIEGKLHRQITEKEMLKLWNTTKKIKK
- a CDS encoding carbon starvation protein A; the encoded protein is MGLLLMLIAAALFITAYHTYGRWIARKFKIDYTKKTPAHEHRDGVDFEPAKRYVLLGHHFASIAGVGPIVGPIAGAMFGWLPVFLWIILGNIFMGAVHDFASLVVSVRNGGKSIGGLMEEYLGKAGKRVFLVFTWLALVLIIAVFTIVVANTFTAYPQVATASGAFMLIAVLFGYAVYVKKTPVFISTVIGVVLLLGAIAFGGIFPVKFTYTVWVIILFAYIFIASVTPVWILLQPRDYLNSFLLYMIIIAGFIGVIVYRPEISLPAFTGFNVKNVGYMFPILFVTVACGAISGFHSIVASGTVSKQLDSKKDMQFVGYGGMLLEGMLAVIALITAAMLTQQNYMLSLSVGKPEEIFIKGIAAFTVKMGLPFEAGVSFCALVISAFALTTLDTAARLGRYTFQELFEVKKTNNPVLGNMYVATIITVGVAALFAFNKSGTMAIWPVFGSANQLLACLALLAVTAYFAKRKENNLFVKIPAVFMFLVTISAIAFLMAKNFTAKNYPLAVLSFLLLATAVYVVKLARDKKVI
- the argH gene encoding argininosuccinate lyase, whose translation is MAKTWQGRFKKQIDPEADKFNASVSFDKRLFKHDVAAGIAHAGALSRAGIITGAEEKKITSGLKKVLAMESRIDFSKYEDVHSAVEMELTALIGDAGKKLHTGRSRNDLVATDTRLYVIEDSAFIEKELKLLLKSLLKLAKKNTNNFIKGYTHMQQAQYVSAAHWAMAYFEMFKRDLTLLNTFRERVSVMPLGSGAIAGSNFAIDRAYAAKALGFKNISANSMDGVSDRDFAADFCYFSSLASVHLSRMAEEIIMYATTEFNLIEIDDSFATGSSLMPQKKNPDIAELLRGKSAGFMGNLLSMLAMMKGLPLTYNKDMQEDKATLFRSLDEIKSCLHIAARLIDNIAFKKDNNENTFMYSVDVADYLVEKGVPFRDAHEITGKLVGYCVEKEKQFTQLSKAELSDISPKLNAEMIASLSPGKSVNMKKTAGSPSVKSVLKQIADAERFLK